A genomic window from Cotesia glomerata isolate CgM1 linkage group LG7, MPM_Cglom_v2.3, whole genome shotgun sequence includes:
- the LOC123269513 gene encoding uncharacterized protein LOC123269513, whose translation MSKSDIIYLLIFFCIQLVTIDVNASPVSNNEKYPQVLEENCPDLKELLLDQILNGKNFVLNNMTTEIREEYYHNQTCLYQSIGAIKDDNSIDLTSYLGLDVYGIRVWPANSPILEFIKVFGSCFPIESHRTAKESMKKLLICMNANSEMYQCPNPNNSFEENRYN comes from the exons atgtCTAAAAGTGATATTATATacctactaatttttttttgtattcaacTTGTAACTATCGATGTCAACGCA tcacCGGTatcaaataatgaaaaatatccTCAAGTTTTGGAAGAAAATTGTCCAGATTTAAAGGAATTATTGCTTGACCAGATactaaatggaaaaaattttgtccttaaTAATATGACAACAGAAATCAGAGAAGAATATTATCACAACCAAACATGTCTTTATCAATCTATAGGAGCa ATAAAAGACGATAATTCCATTGATTTGACATCCTATTTGGGCCTTGACGTATATGGTATTAGAGTGTGGCCAGCGAATTCTCCTATATTAGAATTCATAAAAGTTTTTGGAAGCTGCTTTCCAATAG aaaGTCACCGTACTGCAAAAGAATCAAtgaaaaaactattaatttgTATGAATGCAAACAGTGAGATGTATCAGTGCCCTAACCCTAATAACAGTTTTGAAGAAAATCGCTACAATTAA